A window of Streptomyces sp. SAI-127 contains these coding sequences:
- a CDS encoding MarR family transcriptional regulator: MTQDPAAQRHGERLAAASGFDLPDVDPHLASTSVGFNLVRVAKKIERDIETNFARPAGLTFAGFRLMTTLKYDGPMSPRRLADLLSISTASVTSALHTLERAGLLTRTPQPDDGRMLVVTLTEQGETVIDEFLHWWTAHRQKSWLEHLTPDEELTLARLLAKVSRHEPQPLAEPQRRLIPPR, translated from the coding sequence GTGACACAAGATCCGGCCGCGCAGCGCCACGGCGAACGTCTGGCCGCCGCCTCCGGCTTCGACCTGCCCGACGTCGACCCGCACCTGGCATCCACGTCGGTGGGCTTCAACCTGGTCCGGGTCGCGAAGAAGATCGAACGCGACATCGAAACCAACTTCGCCCGCCCCGCCGGGCTGACCTTCGCCGGCTTCCGGCTGATGACGACGCTCAAGTACGACGGTCCGATGTCCCCGCGCAGACTCGCCGACCTGCTGAGCATCTCCACCGCGAGCGTCACCTCGGCACTGCACACCCTGGAACGGGCCGGCCTCCTCACTCGGACGCCCCAGCCCGACGACGGACGCATGCTCGTCGTCACCCTCACCGAGCAGGGCGAGACCGTCATCGACGAGTTTCTGCACTGGTGGACCGCGCATCGCCAGAAGAGCTGGCTGGAGCACCTGACTCCCGACGAGGAACTCACCCTCGCGCGTCTGCTCGCCAAGGTCTCCCGGCATGAGCCCCAGCCGCTCGCCGAACCCCAGCGACGGCTGATTCCGCCGCGCTGA
- a CDS encoding DUF6348 family protein — protein MSWIRRRTRKEEPPAKRLPDLEFLALVKAGLEEIAPGVTQGAQLRANSLTSPHGWAVAVAPPHHGGGHHYDLVALPDVGLQPDVPCFMDCVVSMSADPQDAANTWVQTAGACLLELLDRREHFADHAGPDDERGVPGWHVITSGAVGLGSDADENRRLQGALLDANVLHRIAGSFTADLESPFFNGVKVFYGGRPGAMQAEIRVNGERHEAASAAMTALGLPEPTTFTAVRFYALLLPVPAGDGGGEPSYPTARLDLVPASVRANAHTHGAACDCGDHLDPEHPGFDLALPHLVAELSAEERRRRVKSDTGAIIIAEGVGNFLKVRLRIRLDDGRTVVYLAWVYLQAAVIDDFVHRVQEDNLAGHRFEGLLCNAIGPWGEDVLRAPVVLGGQQINEDGSVRRSEVLESSDPLLSKVLTETWPAAFVLGDRFPRSPSS, from the coding sequence GTGTCCTGGATACGACGTCGTACGCGCAAAGAGGAGCCGCCGGCGAAGCGGCTGCCCGACCTGGAGTTCCTCGCTCTGGTCAAAGCCGGGCTCGAAGAGATCGCGCCCGGAGTGACGCAGGGCGCCCAGCTCAGGGCCAACTCGTTGACCAGCCCACATGGTTGGGCCGTGGCCGTAGCCCCGCCACATCACGGGGGCGGCCACCACTACGACCTCGTCGCGCTGCCGGACGTCGGTCTCCAGCCGGACGTACCCTGTTTCATGGACTGCGTCGTGTCGATGTCCGCGGATCCGCAGGACGCGGCGAACACGTGGGTGCAGACGGCGGGCGCCTGCCTGCTGGAACTCCTCGACCGCCGCGAGCACTTCGCGGACCACGCGGGCCCCGACGACGAGCGCGGCGTGCCCGGCTGGCACGTGATCACGTCGGGTGCGGTGGGTCTCGGAAGCGACGCCGACGAGAACCGGCGGCTGCAGGGCGCGCTGCTGGACGCGAACGTGCTGCACCGGATCGCGGGCTCGTTCACTGCGGACCTGGAATCCCCCTTCTTCAACGGCGTCAAGGTCTTCTACGGCGGTCGCCCAGGCGCAATGCAGGCCGAGATCCGCGTCAACGGTGAGCGCCACGAGGCCGCTTCGGCAGCGATGACGGCACTCGGACTGCCCGAGCCAACGACATTCACTGCAGTGCGGTTCTACGCACTGCTGCTTCCGGTACCGGCGGGCGACGGCGGCGGCGAGCCGAGCTACCCGACGGCCCGGCTCGATCTCGTTCCTGCCTCGGTGCGAGCCAATGCCCACACCCACGGCGCCGCCTGCGACTGCGGCGACCACCTCGACCCGGAGCACCCCGGCTTCGACCTGGCCCTGCCCCACCTGGTCGCCGAGCTCTCAGCGGAGGAGCGCAGGCGCCGCGTGAAGTCTGACACGGGCGCGATCATCATCGCGGAGGGCGTCGGCAACTTCCTCAAGGTCCGCCTTCGGATCCGTCTGGACGATGGGCGCACGGTGGTCTACCTCGCCTGGGTCTACCTCCAGGCAGCCGTGATCGACGACTTCGTCCACCGAGTCCAGGAGGACAACCTGGCCGGCCACCGCTTCGAGGGCCTGCTGTGCAACGCCATCGGCCCTTGGGGCGAGGACGTCCTGCGCGCCCCCGTCGTCCTCGGTGGCCAACAGATCAACGAGGACGGCTCGGTCCGCCGCAGCGAGGTTCTGGAGTCCAGCGACCCCCTGCTCAGCAAGGTGCTGACCGAGACCTGGCCCGCTGCCTTCGTCCTCGGCGACCGCTTTCCCCGCTCGCCGTCAAGCTGA
- a CDS encoding carotenoid oxygenase family protein, with translation MTAPSTPSPSRTGMRFPDQPVYSGWSIPSRIEADIFEIEADGEIPRDLRGRYYQIAPDPAFPNRTGDDLPFNGDGMLRMFTFADGHVDYRSRYVQTEKLKLERAARRSLFGAYRNPYTDHVTVAGKNRGAANTSVVFHAGKLLVLKEDARPTRLDTDSLETYGEWDFDGGVSSPTFTAHPRVDPVTGEMFAFGFEAKGLASRDIAYYVLDAHGKVLHEVWLEAPYTSMIHDFVVTQDYVIFPVMPNAADLDRIKAGGPHWQWDPSKETCLGVMPRYGTADQIRWYRGPARFTYHFFNAYNEGTTIHIDGCVAEAQPAPFLYPDTVPYDVTKGVSRITRWTADYAADDGKGFEEHVLQPEFAEFPLIDDRVETGRHRIGFTGARVIGDEYKSADGIQSLNTIIRYDFDKQQATGQYVLPEHFTFQEPVFVPRGDDAPEGDGYLLALANNWTTMLNDLLILDTADLAAGPVATLHLPLRLRAGIHGTWVPEHLIQAG, from the coding sequence ATGACAGCGCCGTCCACGCCCTCCCCCAGCCGCACGGGCATGCGGTTCCCCGACCAGCCGGTGTACTCGGGCTGGTCGATCCCCTCGCGCATCGAGGCCGACATCTTCGAGATCGAGGCCGACGGGGAGATCCCCCGCGACCTGCGCGGCCGCTACTACCAGATCGCTCCCGACCCGGCCTTCCCCAACCGCACCGGCGACGACCTCCCCTTCAATGGCGACGGCATGCTGCGCATGTTCACCTTCGCCGACGGCCACGTCGACTACCGCAGCCGCTACGTCCAGACCGAGAAGCTGAAGCTGGAACGCGCCGCCCGCCGTTCGCTGTTCGGCGCCTACCGCAACCCCTACACCGACCACGTCACCGTGGCAGGCAAGAACCGGGGGGCGGCGAACACCAGCGTCGTCTTCCACGCCGGGAAGCTCCTGGTCCTGAAGGAGGACGCCCGCCCCACGCGACTCGACACCGACTCCCTGGAGACCTACGGGGAATGGGACTTCGACGGTGGGGTCAGCAGCCCGACCTTCACCGCCCATCCCCGCGTCGACCCCGTGACAGGTGAGATGTTCGCCTTCGGGTTCGAGGCCAAGGGCCTGGCCAGCCGGGACATCGCGTACTACGTCCTCGACGCCCACGGCAAGGTCCTGCACGAGGTGTGGTTGGAGGCCCCGTACACCAGCATGATCCACGACTTCGTCGTCACCCAGGACTATGTGATCTTCCCGGTGATGCCCAACGCCGCCGACCTCGACCGGATCAAGGCGGGCGGGCCGCACTGGCAGTGGGACCCGTCCAAGGAAACCTGTCTGGGAGTGATGCCGCGCTACGGCACCGCAGACCAGATCCGCTGGTACCGCGGCCCGGCCCGGTTCACCTACCACTTCTTCAACGCCTACAACGAAGGCACCACGATCCACATCGACGGCTGTGTCGCAGAGGCTCAGCCGGCCCCGTTCCTGTACCCCGACACGGTCCCGTATGACGTCACCAAGGGCGTGTCCAGGATCACCCGCTGGACGGCCGACTACGCGGCCGACGACGGCAAGGGCTTCGAAGAGCACGTACTTCAGCCGGAGTTCGCCGAATTCCCGCTCATCGACGACCGGGTGGAAACGGGCCGGCACCGCATCGGGTTCACGGGGGCGCGTGTCATCGGTGACGAGTACAAGAGCGCTGACGGCATACAGTCCCTCAACACGATCATCCGCTATGACTTCGACAAGCAGCAGGCCACCGGCCAGTACGTCCTGCCCGAACACTTCACCTTCCAGGAGCCGGTGTTCGTGCCCCGCGGCGACGACGCCCCCGAGGGCGACGGCTATCTCCTGGCCCTGGCCAACAACTGGACCACGATGCTGAACGACCTGCTCATCCTCGACACCGCCGATCTGGCCGCCGGTCCTGTGGCCACTCTCCACCTCCCCCTCCGCCTGCGCGCGGGTATCCACGGGACCTGGGTCCCCGAGCACCTCATCCAGGCCGGCTGA
- a CDS encoding aldehyde dehydrogenase family protein — translation MGTINSPQPQAATPVVIVSEPDDGTQRLLIGGRWRAAEGGRTTFTLSPITEEPLQPVAAASRADAAAAVEAARAAFDSWSHTSPAERRAILSRAADLLEERAPSIAANMTEENGAAASWAHFNVHVAVGIMREAAVQAYGLIGEVLPSDVPGLRATAVRRPVGVVVGIAPWNAPLILGVRAIAWALAYGNTVVLKGSEESPRTHGAIVAVLRDAGMPDGVVNLITNAPEDAAEIVEELVVHPGVGVVNFTGSTRVGRIIAEKAATHFKRTLLELGGKAPLIVLDDADLAAAAAAASFGAFMYQGQICMSTERIVVDRSVADAFTERLAARAKALVTGDPRNPDTQVGPVINRRSLAHLRALLDDAVERGALIAAGGGFDGLVHQPTVVTGVTPEMRLYHEESFGPVVSVVVADGVDDALRIANDTPYGLSGAVFGKDESRAMSVAERLHTGVVHVNGATVHDEVLMPFGGVGDSGWGRFGARAALHEFTDLRWVTVSQQPRHYPI, via the coding sequence ATGGGCACCATCAACTCACCCCAACCCCAAGCCGCCACCCCGGTCGTGATCGTGTCCGAGCCGGACGACGGCACCCAACGGCTGCTGATCGGCGGCCGGTGGAGGGCGGCCGAGGGCGGCCGTACGACCTTCACCCTCAGCCCCATCACCGAGGAGCCCCTGCAACCCGTCGCTGCGGCGTCACGGGCCGATGCCGCAGCAGCGGTGGAGGCGGCCCGCGCGGCGTTCGACAGCTGGTCGCACACCTCTCCCGCCGAACGGCGAGCGATCCTGTCGCGGGCGGCAGACCTGCTGGAGGAACGTGCTCCCTCGATCGCCGCCAACATGACCGAGGAGAACGGCGCCGCGGCGTCCTGGGCCCACTTCAACGTCCACGTCGCCGTCGGCATCATGCGTGAGGCAGCCGTGCAGGCCTACGGCCTGATCGGCGAGGTGCTGCCCTCCGACGTCCCGGGGCTGCGGGCCACGGCCGTGCGCCGGCCCGTGGGGGTGGTCGTCGGCATCGCGCCGTGGAACGCCCCGCTCATCCTCGGTGTCCGCGCCATCGCGTGGGCCCTGGCCTACGGCAACACCGTCGTCCTCAAGGGATCCGAGGAGTCGCCCCGCACACACGGCGCGATCGTCGCCGTACTGCGCGACGCCGGCATGCCCGACGGCGTGGTGAACCTGATCACCAACGCCCCCGAGGACGCCGCCGAGATCGTCGAAGAGCTCGTCGTCCACCCGGGAGTCGGCGTCGTGAACTTCACCGGCTCAACGAGGGTCGGCAGGATCATCGCCGAGAAGGCGGCCACCCACTTCAAGCGGACACTGCTGGAACTGGGCGGCAAGGCACCGCTGATCGTCCTCGACGACGCCGATCTCGCCGCCGCGGCGGCTGCGGCCTCCTTCGGCGCCTTCATGTACCAGGGCCAGATCTGCATGTCGACCGAGCGGATCGTCGTCGACCGGTCCGTGGCCGATGCCTTCACCGAGCGACTGGCCGCCCGCGCCAAGGCCCTGGTCACCGGCGACCCGAGGAACCCGGACACCCAGGTCGGCCCCGTCATCAACCGCCGGTCCCTCGCCCACCTGCGCGCACTCCTGGACGACGCGGTCGAGCGCGGTGCGCTGATCGCGGCCGGGGGCGGCTTCGACGGCTTGGTCCACCAGCCCACCGTCGTCACCGGCGTGACCCCCGAGATGCGCCTGTACCACGAGGAGTCGTTCGGCCCCGTGGTGAGCGTGGTCGTCGCGGACGGCGTGGACGACGCCCTCCGCATCGCCAACGACACCCCCTACGGCCTGTCCGGCGCGGTGTTCGGCAAGGACGAATCCCGTGCCATGTCCGTGGCCGAACGGCTGCACACCGGCGTAGTCCACGTCAACGGCGCCACCGTCCACGACGAGGTGCTGATGCCCTTCGGCGGCGTCGGCGACAGCGGCTGGGGCCGCTTCGGCGCACGCGCCGCATTGCACGAGTTCACCGATCTGCGCTGGGTCACCGTCTCCCAGCAGCCGCGCCACTACCCGATCTAG
- a CDS encoding MFS transporter produces MQQTLHVSGPQLSWINAAFLVPTATLGLTFGVLGDLYGRKRILVGGASLMAIGYAVAAIGVSVHALYVGQALSGIGAAALFASSLASITAATPGAAERARGLAAWTTALSVGALVAPVMSGAVVEFTSFRWAFVAVGLFAVISLGLSLVFAGDSRAPQGRSLDLPGQATITVAIPALLFGVIQGPTSGWGSPAVVTAFLLGVVFLAAFLVIEARSTSAMLKLDVFRIPAFSAAAVVAVIGMFGSLGGAYGLSVRLGVIQHRSPLESAWPFVVMQGVTPLMGPLLVRLLRKVAPRMMLAAGLVLTAAGQLWLMALPVSDTSLLTMLPALILSGMGFGLLIGALTAAAVNTVPIELSGMASAVTTLLRGFGQALGPAIIGTVALTSAGTALAQALPHAGLAAAQQHAVQAVAAGGGPLAVASAPMGPRVGTLVTEALAHGYNLGFLVSALACVVAAVISVLFLRGGRSSELAIPLP; encoded by the coding sequence ATGCAACAGACACTGCATGTGTCCGGCCCCCAGCTGTCCTGGATCAATGCAGCCTTCCTGGTGCCGACCGCGACGCTGGGCCTGACGTTCGGCGTACTCGGCGACCTCTACGGGCGCAAGAGGATTCTCGTAGGCGGTGCGAGCCTGATGGCGATCGGCTATGCGGTCGCCGCGATCGGCGTCTCGGTGCACGCCCTGTACGTGGGGCAGGCGCTCTCCGGTATCGGCGCCGCGGCCCTGTTCGCCTCGTCACTCGCGTCGATCACCGCTGCGACCCCCGGGGCGGCCGAGCGGGCGCGCGGGCTCGCGGCCTGGACGACCGCGCTGTCCGTCGGCGCGCTGGTCGCTCCTGTGATGTCCGGCGCCGTCGTGGAGTTCACATCGTTCCGCTGGGCCTTCGTGGCGGTGGGGCTGTTCGCCGTCATCAGTCTCGGACTGAGCCTGGTGTTCGCCGGTGACTCCCGTGCGCCGCAGGGCAGATCGCTGGACCTGCCAGGACAGGCGACCATCACCGTGGCCATCCCCGCCCTGCTCTTCGGAGTCATCCAGGGTCCGACGTCGGGCTGGGGATCACCTGCTGTGGTGACCGCCTTCCTCCTCGGCGTCGTGTTCCTGGCCGCGTTCCTGGTCATCGAGGCCAGGTCGACGTCCGCGATGCTGAAGCTGGACGTGTTCCGGATCCCTGCCTTCTCCGCCGCGGCTGTCGTCGCGGTGATCGGGATGTTCGGCTCTCTCGGCGGAGCGTACGGGCTGAGCGTCCGGCTGGGGGTGATCCAGCACCGGAGTCCCTTGGAGTCGGCATGGCCGTTCGTGGTGATGCAGGGCGTCACACCGCTCATGGGACCGCTGCTGGTGCGCCTGCTCCGCAAGGTCGCTCCGCGGATGATGCTCGCCGCCGGTCTGGTGCTGACCGCAGCGGGGCAGCTGTGGCTGATGGCGCTGCCCGTGAGCGACACCAGTCTGCTGACCATGCTCCCGGCGCTCATCCTCAGCGGCATGGGCTTCGGCCTCCTGATCGGTGCGCTGACCGCCGCCGCGGTGAACACCGTGCCGATCGAACTCAGCGGGATGGCAAGCGCCGTCACGACACTGCTGCGCGGCTTCGGCCAGGCTCTCGGCCCGGCCATCATCGGCACCGTGGCGCTGACCTCGGCCGGAACCGCGCTGGCCCAGGCCCTGCCCCACGCCGGTCTGGCCGCCGCGCAGCAGCACGCGGTGCAGGCCGTCGCCGCCGGGGGAGGCCCGCTCGCCGTGGCCTCGGCGCCTATGGGACCGCGGGTCGGCACGCTGGTGACGGAGGCGCTGGCACATGGCTACAACCTCGGGTTCCTGGTGAGCGCCCTCGCCTGCGTGGTGGCCGCCGTGATCAGCGTGCTGTTCCTGCGCGGCGGTCGCAGCTCAGAGCTGGCCATCCCCCTGCCCTGA
- a CDS encoding nuclear transport factor 2 family protein, with protein sequence MNNLIGPEATERLAIRELIENWALWRDAADWDRFREVWHPEGRMMATWFQGTGEEFIRVSREGFDRGVRILHFLGGTTVEVGGSRAVAQTKMTISQRGEVEGVVCDVVCTGRFYDFLAQHDGRWTIVLRQPIYEKDRLDPVSMSNGPDLDPDLLAAFPEGYRHLAYLQSRIGYQVKPDMPGLTGPAVEALYARGAAWLDGSASPLL encoded by the coding sequence GTGAACAATCTGATCGGTCCTGAGGCGACGGAGCGCCTGGCGATCCGCGAACTGATCGAGAACTGGGCGCTGTGGCGGGACGCGGCCGACTGGGACCGCTTCCGAGAGGTGTGGCACCCGGAGGGCCGGATGATGGCCACCTGGTTCCAGGGCACCGGCGAGGAGTTCATCCGCGTCAGCCGTGAGGGCTTCGACCGAGGCGTGCGCATCCTGCACTTCCTCGGCGGCACCACCGTCGAGGTCGGCGGCAGCCGGGCGGTGGCGCAGACCAAGATGACCATCTCGCAGCGTGGCGAGGTCGAGGGTGTCGTGTGCGACGTGGTGTGCACCGGCCGCTTCTACGACTTCCTCGCGCAGCACGACGGACGCTGGACCATCGTGCTGCGCCAGCCCATCTACGAGAAGGACCGGCTGGATCCCGTCAGCATGTCCAACGGCCCCGATCTCGACCCCGACCTGCTCGCCGCGTTCCCCGAGGGCTACCGGCACCTCGCCTACCTCCAGAGCAGGATCGGCTACCAGGTCAAGCCCGACATGCCCGGACTGACCGGACCCGCGGTCGAGGCACTGTACGCCCGAGGGGCGGCCTGGCTCGACGGCTCGGCGTCCCCGCTTCTGTAG